GTATAATCATACATACATTCTGCAAATAAATCCGATAATTGAGAGCGGTGAAACCATTCTTTATTGTATGGTTTCGTTAAATTGAAAATAGGTTTTTCCATTATAGCCTTTGCTTCTTTTTGTAGATTGGACAACCATTGTTCTTCTTCTTCGACAGTCGGTAAAAGAGCATTTTCATATAATTGATCTGATTTTTCTACTAATTTACGAGACACGTGGTCAAATTCCATCGTTAACTGACCGGTATACTGTCCAAACTTTCCGCCTCCGGTTAAAAGGACATTGTTTTCCATTTTACCTTTTTCAAATACATGATGTGTGTGTGAACCGAAGATCACATCGATGATCGGGCATTCCTGTGCCAGCAATTCATCTTCGGTAATGCCTAAATGAGATAAACAAACAATTATATCCGCCTGTTTTTTTAATTCAAATGCCCGCTTCACAAGCTCTTTGCGCGGGTTTGTTACGTCCCAGCCAAGTTCCTTATAAAACAGATCAAACGGGGCAGTTGCAGCTATTACAGCGATTTTTGTGCCGTACTGGGTAGTTAATATTGTATAAGGTTTCATCCACTGGGGATTTTGTTCTGATTGTGAATATAGATTTGCAACAACTACCTCGAACTTTGCATCATCATATAGCTGATAAAGCAGATTATAGGAGAGCGTTATGCCTTCATTGTTTCCGATTGTCACTACATCATAATCAGCATCATTCAGCATTTTGATATTCCCTTTGCCTAGTGTTGCCTCTGTATATAAATTGGAACGGTCCAAATGATCTCCTAAATCAACCAAGAAGCTAGTTTCACCTTTTCCGGCCAGTATTTGACGTTGTATTTGAATAAACGACTGACTGCGCTTCCAGTACGTAAAATGACTATGCAAATCATTCGTATGGAATATATGAATTACTTCTCGCACTTTTGCATTGCCACCTCGCTCTACATTATTCTTCAAAAAGACCTAATTGCTTTGGCGCTAAACCATCAAATTCAAGATCAAGAATTTGCTGCATTCGCTTTGCATTTTTTGCTGCATGTCCTCCCGAATTATTATTAAATAAGACAAAAACATGTTTTGACTGGCGAGCCAAAAATGTTACTTCCTCTGCAAGTTTCTGCAATTCTTCTTCATTATAATCATATAAAAACCGAACTTTGCGCCAGTTCTCCCCATGCCCTATATTTCGCCAGCCATGTACATTGCGCCCGTGAATACGTACAAGTACCTTCCCACTGGTAGCAATCGGAACAAAAGGAACAGAGCCGTTTCCTGCCTGCGGTTCATCACAGACCGTATGAATCAGTTCATGATCCTTCAAAAACTGCAGTGTCTTCTCTTTCATTTGCGGGCTGTACCAAGTTTGGTTTCGAAACTCAATGGCAATTGGATAACCTTGTAATTGTTGCTTTATATATCGAATATATTGAACGTTTTTTCCTTGGCAGTCAAACCAAGGTGGAAATTGAACAAGGACCATTGCAAGCTTATTATGCTTTTTAAATGTATCGGCACAATTTCGGAATGCGTTGAACATATCATTTTTCGTCTCAAAAGGCAGTTCCTCGCGCAAATGACCTGTCATGCCCTGATAAGCCTTCACGACAAACTGGAAGCTATCCGGTGTTTCTTTGCACCATTTCTCAACGTTTGCCGGTGATGGTATTGCATAAAAGGACGTATCTAATTCTACGACAGGAAAATGCCCGCTATAATCAAATAATTTATCTTTTGCTGCTGTAACTTCACTATATACTTCCGGGTGATCTCCCCAACCAGTTAAGCCGATTGAAATCATCGTTCTTCACCTCTCTAGCATTGTATAATACCTTACCCTTTTCAATGGTCATTCATTGCAAAAAGCTACATTTCCTATCATAATAATAGAAAAAAGGAGGACAAGTTTATGCATATTTTACAATCAACAGAGGAATTTGAGCAATTTAAAAGCAGTTCAGCCGTTATTTTCGAATTTACAGCCGACTGGTGTGGAGATTGCCGTTTTATTGATCCGTTTATGCCGGAAGTCGTTGAAAAATTTCCCGAATATACATTCGTTAAAGTTGACCGTGATAAGTTTCTGGACTTATGTATTGATTTAGGCATTATTGGTATTCCGAGCTTTCTAGCCTATGAAAATGGCAAGGAACTTGGTCGTTTCGTCAGCAAAGACCGTAAAACACAACAGGAAATCGAAAACTTTGTTTCCAACTTAAAATAGAAAAAAGCTTCAAACGCATAAGCAGTCGTTTGAAGCCATTTTAATATTATTTAATAATACCTTCATGCTCTTCATTTTTCATCATCTTACCGTTCTTCTTTTCCCCTAAAGCCCAAAAAGTGAGTGCTACTGCAACTACAACTACAGCACCCGGAACCCCTAAAACTACTGGCCAAAATAAGTTTTCCATTTTGTCGCTCCTTTATGTATATATCTAAATCCATTATTCCATCTAATACAATTATTGTAAATGGATACTCTGCGCTTTCTTAAATCTTTCTAGTAAAGTTGTTTATTTCTTCACGAATTCAACACAATTTTGCTAAATTAACAGGTTTGCATTTGAGGTATGGGACGCCCGGCAAATAATTTTAGTCAAGTTATTTATCATTTTAGTCATCTTATTTAGCAATTTAGTCAACGCTACTTGCTATTTGGCCAACTTCGGCATTTTTTTAGTCATACTAAGAGAGATTTTAGTCAAAGTAAATATCCAAGAGACATCCAACAATAAAAAAAACCTGTCTCCGATAAATCGGAGACAGGTGCCTGGATAGAAATTATCCGATAGAACCTTCCATCTCGAATTTGATTAGACGGTTCATTTCTACTGCATATTCCATTGGTAATTCTTTTGTGAATGGCTCGATGAAGCCCATTACGATCATTTCTGTCGCTTCTTCTTCAGAAACACCACGGCTCATTAAGTAGAACAATTGCTCTTCAGATACTTTAGAAACTTTCGCTTCGTGCTCTAAAGAAACGTTATCATTTAAGATTTCGTTGTAAGGAATTGTATCAGAAGTAGATTCGTTATCCATGATTAATGTGTCACACTCGATGTTCGAACGTGCACCTTTAGCATTTTTACCGAATCTTACTTGACCAAGATACGTAACTTTACCACCTTGTTTAGCAATCGATTTTGAAACGATTGTTGAAGATGTGTTTGGTGCTAAGTGAATCATTTTCGCACCAGCGTGTTGGTGTTGACCTTTACCTGCAATGGCAATTGATAATGTCATACCACGTGCGCCTTCACCTTTAAGGATACAAGCAGGGTATTTCATTGTTAATTTTGAACCGATGTTACCGTCGATCCATTCCATTGTACCGTTTTCTTCAACAACTGTACGTTTTGTAACAAGGTTATAAACGTTGTTCGCCCAGTTTTGAATCGTTGTGTAACGGCAGTAAGCGTTCTTTTTAACGATGATTTCAACTACAGCCGAGTGTAGAGAGTTTGTTGTGTAAACTGGTGCTGTACAACCTTCTACGTAGTGTACTGATGCATCTTCGTCTACGATGATTAGCGTACGTTCGAATTGACCCATATTTTCAGAGTTAATACGGAAGTATGCTTGTAATGGTGTGTCTAATTTAACGCCTTTAGGCATATAAATAAATGAACCACCAGACCAAACTGCAGAGTTTAATGCTGCGAATTTGTTATCTGTATAAGGGATTACTGTACCCCAGTGTTTTTTGAAGATTTCTTCGTTTTCTTTTAATGCCGAGTCAGTATCTTTGAACACAATACCTAAGTCAGTAAGGTCTTGTTTCATGTTGTGGTAAACTACTTCAGATTCATACTGAGCAGATACACCTGCAAGATATTTTTGTTCAGCTTCAGGAATACCTAATTTATCGAATGTTGCTTTGATTTCTTCAGGTACTTCATCCCAAGAACGTTCTGTTGCTTCAGATGGTTTTACGTAATACGTAATTTCATCGAAGTTTAATGACGCTAGGTCACCGCCCCATTGAGGCATTGGCATTTCATAGAATTTTTCAAGAGCTTTTAAGCGGTAGTCAAGCATCCACTGAGGCTCTTCCTTCATACTTGAGATTTCACGAACGATATCTGCTGTAAGTCCACGTTCAGAACGGAAAATAGATACGTCCTTGTCATGGAAGCCATACTTGTAATCGCCGATTTCAGGCATTTTTTTAGCCATGTTGTCTCCTCCGTTCATCTATTGAGAAGTGCTAAAATGTGCATAAACACACTTTAGCCTTACTACTTTTTAGTTCTTTTCGTTGTTTACGCCTTTTTCCATCGCTTTCCAAGCTAATGTAGCGCATTTGATACGTGCCGGGAATTTAGCTACACCTTGCAGTGCTTCAACATCCCCAAGGTCGTACTTTTCATCGTCAAAATCTTCGCCCAGCATCATTTTCGAGAAAATATCTGCCAGTTCCAAAGCTTCGTCCAATTTTTTGCCTTTGACAATTTGAGTCATCATTGAGGCTGAAGACATGGAGATAGAACAGCCTTCTCCATCAAACTTCGCATCTTCTACGACCCCATCGTTTAACTTCAGTGTTAAATGGATACGGTCACCGCAAGTAGGGTTATTCATATCGATTGTCACACTGTTTTCTTCAAGAGCCCCTTTGTTACGAGGGTTTTTATAGTGGTCCATAATTACGGAACGATAAAGTTGATCTAAATTATTAAAAGACATCGCCAAAATACTCCTTCGCTGAGCGCAATCCTGCAACTAGACGATCCACATCTTCTTCATCATTGTACATGTAGAAGCTTGCTCGTGCTGTTGCTGTTACTTGAAGCCATTTCATTAAAGGTTGGGCGCAATGATGTCCTGCGCGAACTGCGATTCCACTCATATCCAATACTGTCGCCACATCATGTGGATGCACGTCATCTAGGTTGAATGTAACAAGTCCGCATCGTTTCATCGGGTCACGTGGACCGAAAATCTGAAGACCGTCAATCGTTTCCAATTGATCCATTGCATAACCAGCCAACTTATGTTCGTGGGCTGCAATATTGTCTAATCCGATTTCCTCTAAAAAGTCGATTGCGGCACCTAAGCCAATTGCACTTGCAATAATCGGCGTACCACCCTCGAATTTCCACGGTAACTCTTTCCATGTTGATTCATATAAACCTACGAAGTCAATCATTTCTCCGCCAAACTCTACTGGTTCCATTTCTTCAAGAAGCGCCTTTTTACCATATAGTACCCCAATTCCAGTTGGTGCACACATTTTATGTCCTGAAAATGCCGCAAAGTCTACATCCAGATCTTGAACGTCTACCTTCAAATGCGGTGCTGCCTGAGCTAAATCAGCAACAACTACCGCACCATTTTCATGGGCAATCTGTGCAACTTCTTTAATCGGGTTGATCGTACCTAATACGTTTGAAACATACATCATAGAAACAATTTTCGTTTGTGGCGTAATTGTTTCACGTACTTTTTCCAGTGAAATTGTACCGTCTGCTTCAAGGTCGATATATTTCAATACCGCGCCTTTTTCTTTTGCAAGCTGCTGCCATGGAATAATGTTTGAATGGTGTTCCATGTACGTAATGACAATTTCATCACCTTCTTGTACATTTTGGCGACCATAGCCTGCAGCAACTGTATTAAGTGCTGTCGTTGTACCACGAGTGAAAATTACTTCTTGTGTTGAACTAGCATTAATGAATTTACGAACTTTTTCACGAGCACCTTCATAGGAATCCGTAGCACGGTTACCAAGTGTATGAACACCACGGTGAACGTTTGAGTTATCTAAATTATAGTAATTTGAGATTGCTTCAATAACTTGAATTGGCTTTTGAGATGTAGCCGCACTATCCAAATAAACTAAAGGATGTCCATTGACTTCCTGATTTAGAATTGGAAAATAACTTTTAATATCGTTAGGTATCATTATCGAACTTTCCTTTCGATAACCTCCGTCAGCTGCTTTTTAACGCCTTCGATTGGCAATTTAGCAACAACTGGCGCAAGGAATCCATGAATTACAAGGCGCTCTGCTTCTGCTTTAGAAATACCACGACTCATTAAGTAGTACAGTTGAGTTGGGTCAACACGTCCAACAGATGCCGCGTGTCCTGCTGTTACATCATCTTCATCAATTAATAGAATCGGGTTAGCGTCACCGCGTGCACCTTCTGAAAGCATCAGTACACGAGACTCTTGTTCTGCATTTGCTTTTGTACCACCATGCATAATATGACCGATTCCGTTAAAGATTGATTGTGCAGAATCTTTCATTACACCGTGTTTTAAAATTTGACCGTCGGAATTTTTACCCCATTGACGGATTAATGTTGTGAAGTTAAGTTTTTGATCTCCACTACCTACAGTTACCATTTTGAAATCTGAAGTAGAGTTGTCGCCAACTAGGTTTGTAGTATTTTCATAAATTGTATCTGAGTTCGTCATTAAACCTAATGCCCAGTCAATTTTTGCATCGCGCTCAGCATGTCCACGGCGGTTTACATAAGAAGTATAGCCATGAGCCAAGTTGTCGACTGCACCGAATGTTACTTGTGCATTATCTTTTGCGATTACTTCTGTTACAACGTTTACTTGACCATGTGCTTCGTCAAATGTAGAAATATAAGTTTCAACATAAGTAACAGCCGAAGACTCTTCCGCTACTACTAACACGTGGTTAAATAATGAAGCTTCTGCATCGTCATTTAAAAATACAACTTGTAGAGGTGCTTCAATTACAACGTTGCGTGGTACGTATACGAAAATACCACCGTTTACTAGTGCTGCATGGTAAGCCGTTAATTTATGCTCATCCACTTTTACAGCTGTCGTCATAAAGTATTTTTCAACTAAATCTTTATGATCGCGAACCGCTGTTTGGATATCCGTGAAAATTACACCTTTGTTTTTCAGTTCTTCTGAAACTTTAATGAATGCCGGTGTATTGTTGCGTTGGATATACAGGTTTTCTTGTGTTTCAATATCAACTACTGATTTCACTTCTACAGGCAGCTCTTCCAATGAATTAAATGGAGCGCTTTCTACTGTGTGGTTAGGGAAATCAATGAAGTTCCACTTGCTAATGTTCGTTCTGTCTGGTTTTGGTAAGTCAAGCGCAGCAGCTTTTTCCATTGCGCTCACACGGAAATCAGCAAATGTTGCTGGTTCAGCATGTTTTTGCGAGAACGAGCGTACTTCTTCTGCTGATAACGCTAATTTTGTTTCAACCGTCATCTTCGTCGTCCTCCTTAATTATGCTTCTGTTACTTCTTCAGTATCTTCAATACCTAATTCAGCTTTAATCCACTCATAACCTTCTGCTTCCAAGCGTTGTGCTAATTCAGCACCACCTGATTTTACAACTTTACCTTGCATCATTACGTGAACATGGTCAGGAGTGATGTAGTTTAATAAACGTTGGTAGTGAGTGATCATTAAGCAGCCGAAACCTTCGCCGCGCATTTCGTTAATACCTTTTGAAACTACTTTTAATGCATCGATATCTAAACCAGAGTCGATTTCATCTAAAATACCGAATGTTGGTTTGATCATCATCATTTGTAGAATTTCGTTACGTTTTTTCTCACCGCCTGAGAAGCCTTCGTTTAAGTATCGTTGAGACATCTCTTCAGGCATTTCAAGGAATTCCATTGTTTTATCTAATTCACGGATGAATTTCATTAATGAAATTTCTTGTCCTTCTTCACGACGAGCATTGATTGCTGAACGTAAGAAGTCCGCGTTTGTTACACCAGGAATTTCTGATGGGTATTGCATAGCAAGGAATAAACCAGCTTGTGCACGCTCATCTACTTCCATTTCTAAAACATTTTCACCATCAAGGTAGATTTCACCTGAAGTTACTTCATATTTTGGGTGACCCATAATTGCAGAAGCTAATGTCGATTTACCAGTACCGTTAGGACCCATGATCGCATGTACTTCGTTTGTATTGATAGTTAGATTTACACCTTTTAAAATCTCTTTTCCGTCGATTTCAACGTGAAGATCTTTAATTTCTAATGTTGACATTAAATTACCTCCAAATATTCATTTGCATACTTTCTGTACGCCAAATTAAGTTCATTACCAATCTTAACCGAAATGATTGTGGGTTGCAAATAGTTTAGAATGATTTTAATTAAAAAATCCCTATCAATCTTAGAAAACGCTTTACTGCAGTTTATTTCTACTATTTAAATAGTAATAATTTAGCTTTTCATTTTTTCAATAGCAATCCTTTAATTGAGAATTAATTTCACTTATTAAAATGGTTGTTATTAAATTCCCCCAAAAATATTTAAAGTTTGAGCAAAACTAAAAAACGCCATTTTTCTATGGGAGAAAAATGACGTTTTTGCAGTGTGTAAAATTGATTTCCATTCCGGGACGCTTTCCGCGGGCACGGCGTGGGGCCAACACGATGTTGGTCACAAAAGCGTTGCCACAGGACGTGGCGCTCTTAGCTTTTGTCCCTAAGTCTCAGGCATCGGTGCTCCTGGCGCTTCGCTATCGTCGCAAAATAAATTTTGTTATTCCCGCTGGAAGGTTTGCTTGTAGCGAAAGGCATAGCCGTCAGCTAGTGTTTTAGCAGTGCGAAAGGTGAAACCGTCAGCACGAACACTCGCCCTCCATTCCAATCAATTTTGTAAAAATCCGTTTAAACGATTTTATTAATTTTTCACTAGCATTTCACTTAAATAATAATGAACACTTGCAGCTACTCCGCGGCCTTCTTTGATTGCCCATACGACCAGGCTTTGGCCTCGGCGTGCATCACCGGCAGCAAATACACCAGGAATACTTGTTTCGTAGTCTTTAATCGATGCACGGATGCGGTTGTTTGTTAATTCTACTCCGAAATGTTCCGGCGTTTCTTTTTCAGCACCTTCAAAGCCGATTGCGACAAATACATGCTGTGCCGGCCATACTTTCTCAGTACCCGGCAACTCTTTAAAGAAGTGGAAGCCATCTTCACCAAGAATTTTTTCCATTTGAATTGTGTGAAGTGCTTTTACATTACCATCGCTATCTTTATCAATTTTCGTAGTTTGAATGCAATATTCCCGTGGATCACGGCCAAATTTTGCGTCTGCTTCGGCATAAGCGTAATCCATTGTGTAAATGTTCGGGTCTTTTGGCCACATCGTTTCATCTGTACGAGCAGTGGCCTGTTGCGGATGTTTACCGAATTGGTAGACAGAACGGCATTTTTGACGAAGTGCTGTTGCTACACAGTCAGCCCCTGTATCACCGCCACCAATTACAATGACATCTTTTCCTTCAACATTTAATGCCTGATTATCTTCAAAATCAGAATCTAGCAGGCTTTTCGTAACATCTGTTAAATAATCCATCGCTAAATGAATATTGCCTGCATCACTTCCTTCTAGATGAAGAACCCGTTGTTTTTGAGCTCCTGTACATAAAATGACCGCATCGAAATCTGCTTGTAATTGCTCTTTTGTTATATCTTTACCGATTTCTGTATTTGCAACGAAATCGATGCCTTCCAATGATAATAAGTGAACACGACGTTCAATCACATCTTTTTCAAGCTTCATATTCGGGATACCATACATTAATAACCCGCCAAATCTGTCGGAACGTTCGAACACTGTTACAGAATGGCCAAGCTGGTTCAGTTGATCTGCAGCTGCTAAGCCGGCAGGACCTGAACCGACAATCGCCACTTTATAGCCAGTACGCGTTGCCGGGATGCGCGGTGTGATCCAGCCGTTTTCAAACCCTTTATCAATGATCGTACGTTCAATTGATTTAATCGCTACAGCCGGATCCGTAATAGCCAGTGTACAGGACCCTTCACATGGTGCAGGGCAGACACGGCCGGTGAATTCAGGGAAATTATTCGTCATATGCAAACGTTCCAACGCTTCCTGCCATTTCCCTTTATAGACTAAGTCATTCCATTCAGGGATGACATTTTGAATCGGACAGCCTGCTGCTGTACCGCGAATTTCAATCCCCATATGGCAAAATGGTGTTCCGCAATCCATGCAGCGCGCACCTTGTGTCTGTAATTTTTCATCAGATAGCCTGCTTGTATATTCACCCCAATTTGAAAGACGCTCTAGTGGTCGTTGTTCTTGAACTTTCTCTCGTTTGAATTCCATAAAACCCGTTGCTTTTCCCATGCTAGAAACCCCCTCTTATTTTGTGCTTACAAGCTTCTTCTGACTAGTCGTCACTTCCGTAAATGCCTGCATTGCTGCATCTTCTTTCGCTGAACCAGTTGCAGTGTATTGATTTATTTTATCTACCATTATCTTATAATCCGTTGGCACAACTTTTACGAACTTCGGAACAAATTGCTCCCACTTCGCTAATACATCCAATGCGTAAGAACTATCTGTTTCTTCCAAATGCTGAATAATTAACTGACGAACAGATTCGATCTCCGCTTTGTCTGTCATTTTTTCAAAATGGATCATTTCCATATTGCATTGTGCTTTGAACTTTTCCTCGTCACTCGGCAGAATATAGCCGATTCCTCCAGACATTCCGGCACCAAAGTTTTGACCGACATCACCTAATACAACGATCTTACCGCCAGTCATATACTCACAGCCGTGATCTCCAATCCCTTCAACAACGATTTCAGCACCTGAATTACGAACACCGAATCGATGTCCTGCACGCCCGTTAATAAAGGCTTTACCGCTTGTTGCCCCGTATAAACAAACATTTCCGGCAATGACGTTTTTCTCTTGTTCACCTTTAATCGGTGCAATGGCTGTCACTTTTCCTCCTGACAAACCTTTACCGAAGTAATCATTCACATCCCCGACTACGCGCATCGACATGCCTCTTGGGATAAATGCGCCGAAGCTTTGGCCGGCATGACCTGTAAACGTTAAGTTAATTGTGTTATCAGGTAAGCCTGCTTCCCCGTACTTGCGGGAAATTTCACTGCCGATAATCGTTCCCATTACACGGTCTGTATTTTTAATCGGATAATTTAATTCGATGCGTTCATTGCCCTCAATTGCCTTTGACACTTTCGGCAATAACTCGCGTAAATCAAAGCTTTCCTCTATATTATGGTTTTGCTGATGCTGCTTCGTGCGTGTTCCTTGGATTTGATGAAGCAATGCCGTTAAATCAAGCTGGCTTGCTTTCCAATGTTTTGCCGTACGATCAGCAATTTTCAGTACATCTGTACGACCGACCATCTCTTCCACAGTACGGAATCCTAAAATACTCATATATTCACGCATTTCCTCTGCAACAAAACGCATATAATTAACAACATGATCTGCTGACCCCATAAATTTAGCACGAAGTTCAGGATTTTGTGTTGCTACGCCTACTGGACAAGTATCCAAATGACAGGCACGCATCATAACACAGCCTAAAACGATTAACGGTGCTGTCGCAAAGCCAAATTCCTCTGCTCCTAATAGTGCTGCCATTACAACATCTTTGCCCGTCATGAGCTTACCGTCTGTTTCCAGTGTCACGCGGTCGCGCAGTCCATTGAGCATCAATGTTTGATGCGCTTCAGCTAAACCAAGCTCCCACGGTAAGCCAGTATGCTTGATCGATGTTTTCGGCGACGCCCCTGTACCACCGTCATAGCCTGAAATGACGATAACATCTGCTGCCCCTTTAGCAACACCGGCAGCAATTGTACCAACACCTGCTTTAGCCACGAGCTTTACAGAAATTCTTGCATGACGGTTTGCATTTTTTAAATCGTGAATTAATTGTGCCATATCCTCGATTGAGTAGATATCGTGATGCGGCGGCGGTGAAATTAACCCTACCCCAGGAGTTGAACCGCGTACATCCGCTACCCATGGATATACTTTATTGCCTGGCAGCTGACCGCCTTCGCCCGGTTTCGCTCCTTGCGCCATTTTAATCTGCAGCTCATCGGCATTTACTAAATAATGCGATTTCACCCCAAAACGTCCTGAAGCAATTTGTTTAATTGCACTGCGCTTGTTGTCACCATTCGGTTCGATTGTAAAACGAGCCGGATCTTCCCCACCCTCACCAGAGTTTGAGCGTGCGCCTAGGCGGTTCATCGCTACTGCTAACGTTTCGTGTGCTTCTTTCGATAACGAACCAAACGACATAGCCCCTGATTTGAAGCGTTTCACAATGGAATCCACTGACTCGATTTCTTCCATCGGGATTTTGCGTTCATTTTTTTTAAAGTCGAATAAATTACGTAAAAACCCGATTCGTTCCTCATTGGCCATTTCCGCATACATCCGGTATAAACCGAAATCATTTTTACGTGTAGCCCACTGAAGAGTATGGATTGTTTTCGGATTGAATGCGTGATGCTCCCCATCTGCACGCCATTGGAAATCTGAACCTGATTGCAGCTGTGCTGACATCGATTGCATTGCATCCTCATGGCGGCGTCTCGCTTCTTCACCGATTGTTTGTAAGTCAATGCCGTCAATTTGTGAAGCTGTACCTGTGAAGTATTCGTCAATCACTTCCTTTGAAATTCCGACTGCTTCAAATACTTGGGCACCGCGATAAGATTGGACTGTTGAAATCCCCATCTTCGACATTACTTTTACGACACCGTCCGCTGCACCTTTTCTGAATTTTTGAACCGCATTTTCAAACGGTACAGATAAATGACCTTTTTCAATTGCTTCATCAATCGTTGCATAGGCTAAGTATGGGTGAATCGCATCCACACCGAAGCCGATCAGTGCAACAAAATGATGAACTTCCCGAACTTCCGCACTGTTAACGATAATGCTTGCCTTCGTACGTAAACCGATTCGTACTAAATATTGATGGATTGTACTCGCTGCCAAAAGAACAGGCATTGTTAGCTGCTTAGCGTCATCCATATAATCAGACAGTACAATGATTGTCTTGCCGCCAAAGATCGCCGCTTCTGCTTCTGTTTTGATTCTGTTAAGTTCACTTTCTAAATTTTCCGTGAATTTTAGCGAGATTTCCGCCACTTCAAAATGTTCTTCGTTATTATTTACGATTTGCTCATATTCTGCAGTCGTTAAAACCGGCGTTTTCAGCAAGAGGCGACGTGCATTTTGTGCATTTGGCTGTAATAAATCGCCTTCTGCTCCAAGCAATGTCATTGTCGATGTCACGACATGTTCACGAATCGAATCAATCGGCGGGTTTGTTACTTGTGCAAATAGCTGCTTAAAGTAATTAAACAAGGATTGCGGTCTATCTGACAGAACAGCTAATGGTGTATCATTTCCCATTGAAC
This genomic window from Solibacillus sp. FSL R5-0449 contains:
- the sufC gene encoding Fe-S cluster assembly ATPase SufC, which translates into the protein MSTLEIKDLHVEIDGKEILKGVNLTINTNEVHAIMGPNGTGKSTLASAIMGHPKYEVTSGEIYLDGENVLEMEVDERAQAGLFLAMQYPSEIPGVTNADFLRSAINARREEGQEISLMKFIRELDKTMEFLEMPEEMSQRYLNEGFSGGEKKRNEILQMMMIKPTFGILDEIDSGLDIDALKVVSKGINEMRGEGFGCLMITHYQRLLNYITPDHVHVMMQGKVVKSGGAELAQRLEAEGYEWIKAELGIEDTEEVTEA
- the gltD gene encoding glutamate synthase small subunit, coding for MGKATGFMEFKREKVQEQRPLERLSNWGEYTSRLSDEKLQTQGARCMDCGTPFCHMGIEIRGTAAGCPIQNVIPEWNDLVYKGKWQEALERLHMTNNFPEFTGRVCPAPCEGSCTLAITDPAVAIKSIERTIIDKGFENGWITPRIPATRTGYKVAIVGSGPAGLAAADQLNQLGHSVTVFERSDRFGGLLMYGIPNMKLEKDVIERRVHLLSLEGIDFVANTEIGKDITKEQLQADFDAVILCTGAQKQRVLHLEGSDAGNIHLAMDYLTDVTKSLLDSDFEDNQALNVEGKDVIVIGGGDTGADCVATALRQKCRSVYQFGKHPQQATARTDETMWPKDPNIYTMDYAYAEADAKFGRDPREYCIQTTKIDKDSDGNVKALHTIQMEKILGEDGFHFFKELPGTEKVWPAQHVFVAIGFEGAEKETPEHFGVELTNNRIRASIKDYETSIPGVFAAGDARRGQSLVVWAIKEGRGVAASVHYYLSEMLVKN
- the gltB gene encoding glutamate synthase large subunit, with the protein product MSFHQLPEAQGLYNPEFEHDACGIGMYANIKGIPSHQIVKKGLEMLCRLEHRAGRGGDGKTGDGAGLLVQIPHAFFQQNCTELNLPEIGKYGVGQIFFTENENERLKIEQKMNELIEQENQQLIGWRTAPTNKENLSEIAKSTAPVVRQVFIRSNENDNKAFERKLYVIRKQLEHWATQQQFELYIPSLSSQTIVFKGLLSPEEVSEFYVDLQDESFVSALALVHSRYSTNTFPSWKRAHPNRYIIHNGEINTLRGNINWMRAREQQFVSEAFGDDLEKLLPIIDTTGSDSSMLDNAFEFFVLAGRSPAETAMMMIPEPWTENPRIDEDRKAFYQYHASLMEPWDGPTAICFTDGKQIGAILDRNGLRPGRLYVTKDDHVIFSSETGVVDYAEEDILYKDRLSPSRMLLIDLEQGKIISDDELKSAAAAEKPYAAWLEENMIKLEEKDEQLPEINDLTLRQKIHGYTFEDIQKYIVPLANEGKDPLGSMGNDTPLAVLSDRPQSLFNYFKQLFAQVTNPPIDSIREHVVTSTMTLLGAEGDLLQPNAQNARRLLLKTPVLTTAEYEQIVNNNEEHFEVAEISLKFTENLESELNRIKTEAEAAIFGGKTIIVLSDYMDDAKQLTMPVLLAASTIHQYLVRIGLRTKASIIVNSAEVREVHHFVALIGFGVDAIHPYLAYATIDEAIEKGHLSVPFENAVQKFRKGAADGVVKVMSKMGISTVQSYRGAQVFEAVGISKEVIDEYFTGTASQIDGIDLQTIGEEARRRHEDAMQSMSAQLQSGSDFQWRADGEHHAFNPKTIHTLQWATRKNDFGLYRMYAEMANEERIGFLRNLFDFKKNERKIPMEEIESVDSIVKRFKSGAMSFGSLSKEAHETLAVAMNRLGARSNSGEGGEDPARFTIEPNGDNKRSAIKQIASGRFGVKSHYLVNADELQIKMAQGAKPGEGGQLPGNKVYPWVADVRGSTPGVGLISPPPHHDIYSIEDMAQLIHDLKNANRHARISVKLVAKAGVGTIAAGVAKGAADVIVISGYDGGTGASPKTSIKHTGLPWELGLAEAHQTLMLNGLRDRVTLETDGKLMTGKDVVMAALLGAEEFGFATAPLIVLGCVMMRACHLDTCPVGVATQNPELRAKFMGSADHVVNYMRFVAEEMREYMSILGFRTVEEMVGRTDVLKIADRTAKHWKASQLDLTALLHQIQGTRTKQHQQNHNIEESFDLRELLPKVSKAIEGNERIELNYPIKNTDRVMGTIIGSEISRKYGEAGLPDNTINLTFTGHAGQSFGAFIPRGMSMRVVGDVNDYFGKGLSGGKVTAIAPIKGEQEKNVIAGNVCLYGATSGKAFINGRAGHRFGVRNSGAEIVVEGIGDHGCEYMTGGKIVVLGDVGQNFGAGMSGGIGYILPSDEEKFKAQCNMEMIHFEKMTDKAEIESVRQLIIQHLEETDSSYALDVLAKWEQFVPKFVKVVPTDYKIMVDKINQYTATGSAKEDAAMQAFTEVTTSQKKLVSTK